From Chthoniobacterales bacterium:
GGCATTTGCGCGGGGGCCTCGTGCTTGTCACAGGACCGACCGGTTCGGGCAAAAGCACCACACTTGCCGCGCTGATTGATTACATCAACACCAACTTCACGCGCCACATCGTCACGATCGAAGAGCCGATCGAATTCGTGCACTCGAACAAGCGCAGCATCATCACGCAGCGTGAAGTCCCCGAGCACGCGATCAACTTTCCCACCGGCCTGAAAGCGGCGCTGCGCGAGGATTCCGACATCGTGCTTGTCGGCGAAATGCGCGACCTCGAGACCATTTCCCTCGCCCTCACCGCCGCCGAGACAGGCCTGCTCGTCTTCGGAACGCTGCACACGAACAACGCGCGCAAGACCGTGGACCGCATGATCGACGTGTTTCCGTCCGACCAACAGTCGCAGGTTCGGACGATGCTCTCGGCCTCACTGCGCGGCGTGGTGGCCCAACTCCTCCTGAAACGCCAGGACGGCGGCGGACGCATCGCGGTGAATGAAATCCTTGTGGTCAACAGCGCGGTGGCGGCCATTATTCGCGAGGGCGCCACGCAGAAGCTGCAGGACGTCATCGTGGGAGGAAAATCGCAGGGGATGCAATTCATGGACGACGCCATCTGGGCGCAACTGCAGCAGGGGCACGTGTCCCCTCACGAGGCGTTTATGAAGGCGATCGACAAGAACCGCTTCAAAGCCTTCCTCCCGCCGGAGGAGGCCGAACTGGCCAATTCCGCCGGCGGCGCGGGCTGAGCAGTCTGTTCCTACCTTGCCGCCATGGGTTGCGGCGGATAATTTGAAAACCCGGCTCGTGACAGCCTCCTCATCGATGAAGCCGACCGTTCCTCCCGAAGAGCTTGCCGCGTTCCTCGACGCGCGGCACTCCGATCCCTTCCACACGCTCGGCATGCGCCGCGCGGGCGGCACGGTGGCGGTGCGTGTTTTCCGGCCCGACTTGGCATCGGTCGAAGTGATCGACGCGACAAACAGGACGCGCGCTTTCAAGGCGAAG
This genomic window contains:
- a CDS encoding type IV pilus twitching motility protein PilT — encoded protein: MAYIDQFFQVLINARASDLHLAEGQPPKIRRHGDVIPIREEILTADEMNYMLSEICTPRNWERFQQKGDLDFAYEMNEDSRFRCNYFKQVHGLGAVFRLIPTRIATLEELGLPPVIKEFGHLRGGLVLVTGPTGSGKSTTLAALIDYINTNFTRHIVTIEEPIEFVHSNKRSIITQREVPEHAINFPTGLKAALREDSDIVLVGEMRDLETISLALTAAETGLLVFGTLHTNNARKTVDRMIDVFPSDQQSQVRTMLSASLRGVVAQLLLKRQDGGGRIAVNEILVVNSAVAAIIREGATQKLQDVIVGGKSQGMQFMDDAIWAQLQQGHVSPHEAFMKAIDKNRFKAFLPPEEAELANSAGGAG